A single genomic interval of Psychroserpens sp. NJDZ02 harbors:
- a CDS encoding tetratricopeptide repeat protein: MKNIFCSLLLLIIGTTTFAQSSSELLVLSAIIKDKTIPNAEVIFQKNGENSITKYTNSNGIASIPEQFRNDSEVIVIIKKEGYSPLITKCLCDGLTYAISPTMQELDGMRIVLSWDNSPQDIDSHLSYAGGYVCYYKKESSHAILDVDDTDGYGPETITITKKEQGKKYVYAVHNFSDKESINNSNLSNVSRAKVFIYIGNTLIKTYTMPTGLKGTIWIPFLIDEMGNIVNVGDFKNATSWEGVSTILRNYRFDGDQSVVTSSDKNESTIINRKGEEEYHAGHLENAVFLYQSAIELNYKNGQAYSNLGLAFQKLNKEAEALWANRKAIDLASGNKAHVVRASSYYNIAKIYEKKQQWQDALDNYKSAKNNREHRAYNEGIARMTEKLR; encoded by the coding sequence ATGAAAAACATCTTTTGCAGCCTTCTATTGCTTATTATCGGCACAACAACCTTTGCACAATCATCATCAGAACTTTTAGTACTAAGTGCCATAATAAAAGATAAAACCATACCTAATGCAGAAGTGATTTTTCAAAAAAACGGAGAAAATTCGATTACAAAATACACCAATTCTAATGGTATTGCTTCTATTCCGGAACAGTTTAGAAATGATTCTGAGGTTATCGTTATCATCAAAAAAGAGGGCTATTCTCCTTTAATTACAAAATGTTTATGCGACGGATTAACGTATGCTATAAGTCCTACAATGCAAGAATTGGATGGTATGCGAATTGTATTAAGTTGGGATAACTCTCCGCAAGACATAGATTCTCACTTATCATATGCTGGTGGTTACGTTTGTTATTATAAAAAAGAATCTTCACACGCCATTTTAGATGTTGATGATACGGATGGCTATGGTCCAGAAACGATCACTATTACAAAAAAAGAACAAGGTAAAAAGTACGTTTATGCGGTTCATAATTTTTCAGATAAAGAGTCGATAAACAATTCAAATTTATCTAATGTTAGTAGAGCTAAAGTGTTTATTTATATCGGAAACACACTAATTAAGACTTACACGATGCCAACAGGATTAAAAGGAACTATTTGGATTCCTTTTTTAATTGATGAAATGGGAAACATTGTAAATGTTGGTGACTTTAAAAATGCAACAAGTTGGGAAGGCGTAAGTACGATTTTAAGAAACTATCGATTTGACGGAGATCAATCTGTCGTGACCAGTTCTGATAAAAATGAATCTACAATTATTAATAGAAAAGGAGAAGAAGAATACCATGCAGGACATTTAGAGAATGCTGTCTTTTTATATCAAAGTGCAATAGAATTAAATTACAAAAACGGACAAGCGTATAGTAACTTAGGATTAGCTTTTCAGAAACTGAATAAAGAAGCAGAAGCATTATGGGCCAACCGTAAAGCAATAGATTTAGCCTCTGGTAACAAAGCACATGTTGTTAGAGCTAGCTCTTACTACAATATTGCTAAAATATATGAGAAAAAACAACAATGGCAAGATGCATTAGACAACTACAAATCTGCTAAAAACAATAGAGAACACAGAGCTTATAACGAAGGAATTGCAAGAATGACTGAAAAATTAAGATAG